The following coding sequences lie in one Chryseobacterium culicis genomic window:
- a CDS encoding DUF885 domain-containing protein, whose protein sequence is MKNILSKSILGLGLIIGLASCKKSDSPLTKVTPSNLDSIASNYYEQYLKLYPLDATAQGDTRYNDQLPINIDKDFISGEIAFYNSVQKQLEHVDYKTLSDEDKVVYDVLDYTLKDKTEAYAYHPEYIPFTQFGGLPLTFPLYGSGQGNQPFKTEKDYSDWLKRMEKFPEWMNAATDNFREGINNKIVLPKKLVVKMIPQMKAEEIITSDMERNIFYGPIKNFPKSFTQAQKDKFSALYKDAISKKIIPAYTKMGIFLEKEYLPKARDTDGYNSLPNGNEIYNYYVKSWTTTKKSPEEINKIGLQQVAMLRAEMEKVKQQVGFTGTLEEFISFVKTDPKAMTYKTSKEVLQAFNGILTKITPKLKTMFNVTPKTKFEIRQTEKFREASASAEYMPGTPDGKRAGIFYVPLPDPTKFNVTSGMESLFLHEAIPGHHYQVSLQQENTKLPKFMRFGWFGAYGEGWAHYCETLGPEFGLYTDPYQKMGYLSDQMLRAVRLVVDTGLHTGKMSREEAIKYFLSNISYDEGSATAEVERYMAMPGQALGYKIGSLRIRELREKYQKDLGKKFNLASFHDEVLSQGCLPLDVLNRKMELWAQKQK, encoded by the coding sequence ATGAAAAACATTTTATCAAAAAGTATTCTGGGATTAGGATTGATCATCGGTCTTGCTTCCTGCAAAAAATCGGACTCTCCTCTTACGAAAGTGACTCCCAGCAACCTGGATTCTATCGCTTCAAACTATTATGAGCAGTATCTTAAGCTATACCCTTTAGATGCTACAGCACAGGGAGATACAAGATATAATGACCAGCTTCCTATTAACATTGATAAAGATTTTATCTCAGGAGAAATAGCATTCTACAATTCTGTGCAGAAACAGCTGGAACATGTAGATTATAAAACTCTTTCTGATGAAGATAAAGTAGTGTATGATGTATTGGATTATACTTTAAAAGATAAAACAGAAGCTTATGCCTATCATCCGGAATATATTCCTTTTACTCAATTTGGAGGACTTCCGCTAACTTTCCCTCTGTATGGAAGCGGACAGGGTAACCAGCCTTTTAAAACAGAAAAGGACTACAGTGACTGGCTGAAAAGAATGGAAAAATTCCCGGAATGGATGAATGCCGCAACAGACAACTTCCGTGAGGGAATCAACAATAAGATTGTATTGCCTAAAAAACTGGTTGTCAAAATGATTCCTCAGATGAAGGCCGAAGAAATTATAACGTCTGATATGGAAAGGAATATTTTCTACGGACCTATTAAAAATTTCCCTAAAAGTTTCACCCAGGCTCAAAAAGATAAATTCTCAGCACTTTATAAAGATGCTATTTCGAAAAAAATTATTCCTGCTTATACTAAAATGGGAATCTTTTTAGAAAAAGAATATCTTCCAAAAGCAAGAGATACGGACGGTTACAACAGCCTTCCTAATGGAAATGAGATCTACAACTATTATGTAAAAAGCTGGACAACCACCAAAAAATCTCCCGAAGAGATCAATAAAATCGGACTTCAGCAGGTAGCAATGCTTCGTGCAGAAATGGAAAAAGTAAAGCAACAGGTAGGTTTCACCGGAACTCTGGAAGAATTTATCTCCTTTGTAAAAACGGATCCAAAGGCAATGACTTATAAAACATCTAAGGAAGTTTTACAGGCATTCAACGGAATCTTAACGAAAATCACTCCGAAATTGAAAACAATGTTTAATGTAACCCCTAAAACAAAGTTTGAGATCAGACAGACGGAGAAATTCAGAGAAGCAAGTGCGAGCGCAGAATATATGCCGGGAACTCCAGATGGAAAAAGGGCAGGAATTTTTTATGTTCCGCTTCCGGATCCTACTAAATTCAATGTTACTTCAGGAATGGAATCTCTTTTCCTTCACGAGGCTATTCCGGGACATCACTATCAGGTTTCTTTACAGCAAGAGAACACAAAGCTTCCTAAATTCATGAGATTTGGATGGTTTGGCGCTTATGGTGAAGGATGGGCACATTATTGTGAGACATTAGGCCCTGAGTTCGGTTTATACACAGATCCTTACCAGAAAATGGGATACCTGAGCGATCAGATGCTGAGAGCAGTACGACTGGTAGTAGATACAGGACTTCATACCGGAAAAATGTCACGTGAAGAGGCAATTAAATACTTCTTAAGCAACATTTCTTACGACGAGGGATCTGCTACAGCAGAAGTAGAAAGATATATGGCAATGCCCGGGCAGGCTTTAGGCTACAAAATAGGTTCTTTAAGAATCCGTGAGCTAAGAGAAAAGTATCAGAAAGACCTTGGAAAAAAATTCAATCTGGCGAGCTTCCATGATGAAGTATTAAGCCAGGGATGCCTTCCTCTGGATGTTCTGAATAGAAAAATGGAGCTTTGGGCTCAAAAACAAAAATAA
- a CDS encoding MotA/TolQ/ExbB proton channel family protein produces the protein MLLTELSQILFAQIATPAVAADNLEFSFWKIMFHGGAFAKIVMVTVLLLGIFSLYLFFERFFFIKRLTSKTDSNFMNNIEDFIKAGKIEAAADYCKTQNSPEGRILEKGISRLGRPVSDIVSAMEAQAQVEVANMEKNLNLLAVVPSIAPMLGLLGTVIGMIIAFFNLSHATGSFSPKTLSEGIYTALGQTAVGLAVAIPANFCYNILLTRIDKFVLKAQNMSGEFLDLINKPL, from the coding sequence ATGCTGTTAACGGAACTTTCTCAGATCTTATTTGCACAAATCGCCACTCCTGCAGTTGCTGCAGACAACTTAGAGTTCTCATTCTGGAAAATTATGTTCCATGGAGGAGCTTTCGCTAAAATAGTGATGGTCACTGTATTACTGTTGGGAATATTTTCTCTATACCTGTTTTTTGAGAGATTTTTCTTTATTAAAAGGTTAACTTCAAAAACAGATTCCAACTTCATGAACAATATTGAAGACTTTATTAAAGCTGGAAAAATAGAGGCCGCTGCAGATTACTGCAAAACCCAAAACTCTCCGGAAGGAAGAATTTTAGAAAAAGGAATTTCAAGATTGGGACGTCCTGTTTCTGATATTGTAAGTGCTATGGAAGCACAAGCTCAGGTAGAGGTGGCTAATATGGAGAAAAACCTGAACCTTTTGGCTGTAGTACCGAGTATTGCCCCCATGTTGGGACTATTAGGTACGGTAATCGGGATGATTATTGCCTTCTTCAACTTATCTCATGCAACAGGATCTTTCTCACCGAAAACACTTTCAGAAGGTATTTATACCGCTTTGGGACAAACGGCTGTAGGTTTGGCAGTTGCTATTCCGGCTAACTTCTGTTATAATATCCTTTTAACAAGAATTGATAAGTTTGTGTTGAAAGCTCAGAATATGTCAGGAGAATTCTTAGACCTTATCAATAAACCTTTATAA
- a CDS encoding ExbD/TolR family protein: MKIQRRNKANPEFSLAAMTDVILLMLIFFMITSSAANQSAIDVNLPKAGAVEDNIPNPLTVSIKPDGSFFVDDNPVNKGELEKIIVDKLANQTNKSFTIRADENTLHKDVVFVMEVAEKHKFNIAIATVKDK, encoded by the coding sequence ATGAAAATTCAGAGAAGAAATAAAGCGAATCCGGAATTCAGTTTAGCAGCGATGACAGACGTTATCCTGTTGATGTTGATTTTCTTTATGATTACCTCTTCTGCGGCTAATCAAAGCGCAATTGATGTCAATCTGCCGAAAGCCGGAGCTGTTGAAGACAATATACCCAATCCTTTAACGGTAAGTATTAAACCGGATGGTTCATTCTTTGTAGATGATAATCCTGTGAATAAAGGGGAACTGGAGAAGATTATTGTAGATAAGCTAGCCAACCAGACCAATAAATCGTTTACGATCAGAGCGGATGAAAACACGCTGCATAAAGATGTTGTTTTTGTGATGGAAGTTGCTGAAAAACATAAATTTAACATTGCAATTGCAACCGTTAAAGATAAATAA